The Plantactinospora sp. KBS50 sequence GCCTGTCGGTGCAGACCGACCTTCTCAACCCGAGCACCCGGCCCGGCCTGCGGTTGCCCGGTCGGGTGAGCCTCGCCGCCACGCTCGGCGCGCTGCGGGTGGACCGGGTGCTGCTCGGCCTGGTGGCCAAGGTGGAGGACGCGGACGGCGGTCAGTCGCTTGTCGAGTTCCACCGGGCCGCGGTGGCCGGTCCGTTCGTCCTGGCCGCCGGGGAGCGCCGGGTGGTGCCGTTCTCGGTGCAGGTGCCGTGGGAGACGCCGTTGACGGTGATCGCCGACAAGGCGCCGCTCAGTCTGCGGATGGGACTGCGTACCGACGTGGTGGTGGGCGTGGACGCGGCGCGCGACGACCTGCGGCCGCTGTTCGTGCACGCCCTGCCGGCGCAGGCGGGGATCCTGGACACCCTCGCCGGCCTCGGCTTCGAGCTGCGGCAGGCGGCGCTGCGCGCCGGCCGGCTGCCCGGGGTACGGCAGGAACTCGGATTTCATCAGGTGGTCGGCTACTGGGCCGCGCCGATGTACGCGGGGCCGATGA is a genomic window containing:
- a CDS encoding sporulation protein produces the protein MSGWAAEAGLSVQTDLLNPSTRPGLRLPGRVSLAATLGALRVDRVLLGLVAKVEDADGGQSLVEFHRAAVAGPFVLAAGERRVVPFSVQVPWETPLTVIADKAPLSLRMGLRTDVVVGVDAARDDLRPLFVHALPAQAGILDTLAGLGFELRQAALRAGRLPGVRQELGFHQVVGYWAAPMYAGPMNELEVTLLTDAYGVEAIFWLDRRLALSGGGHTSISRFRVNHAGADRVDWPKVLDGWLRRAIDRHASAASQYHAHPHLTESPQVSRPPDPIEQGGDPGATAG